One Fictibacillus halophilus genomic window, CACTTTTTTTCCCATGATTAATCCAGCCCACGTTAAGACCATGCTCATCAAGCCAAACATCGTAATCGTGAGCCATGTTTTGGCCCCATAGATCCCCAAAGACAATCCCACTGAAAAACTATCTAATGAAGCACTAAGCGCAAAAACGAGTAGCCCGATTCCGATCGGCTGTACGAACGGTTCATCCTCATTCGAAAAAGAGGATCGAATCATCGTAACGCCTAGTATCACAAGCAAGATTCCACCGATAATGGCTGCTATACCGCCAAAATGAACAGAGATCTGTTTACCGATCGACATTCCAGCAAGCGGCATCAGCATATGAAAGATTCCTATTGTAATTCCTATTTTCATAATTTGTTTTAATCGAAGGGATAACATCCCCATCCCTAGGCCGATCGAAAAAGCGTCCATACCTAGCGCAACTGACATAAATAAAAGTGTCATCCATTCTCCCATGGTTGCCAAATACTTCCCACTCCCTTAACCATCATACTTTCAGACTATGCATGTCTACTTTTAAAAAGACTAAAAAACATACAAGCTGTTGAGAAGACGAAAAAATGAACTCTTTACCGCTTTAGAGGAAGGGATAAAGTGATTTATATCGTATATAAAAGGAAGTGAATCTGTACGTAAAGGAGAGGAACAAGCATGGTCCATAACGCATCGGCCATTACGGAAAATGAAAAAGACATGTGGCGATCGTCGCCATTCCCAACTGGCCTATCACGCCAAAAAAGCATGACTTTTCGATGTATGAAGCATAATGAAGAGCTCATTATGACCGAGAGCGAAGGTGAACTGTTTGACTTGTTTGGCCTCGAGCGGGAAAACGTACTGCAAAAGAGAATCGAAGACATCTTCCCGAAAGAAATAGCAGCCTTTAAAAAAGAAATGTACGAAAGAGCCCTAAACGGAGAGAGCCTTACGTACGAATCTGAGCTGAACGGCATTCCCTTTTTAGCTGCGATCGGTCCAATCTACAATAAGGATGGAACCGTTTCTGAAGTCTATGGATTCTGTGTCGATCTGACAGAAAGAGTATCCGTTGAGACGCAGCTCGCCGAAAGTGAACAGCGTTTCCGGTCGTTGATGGATCATAACATCGATGCGCTGTTTTCACTGAACCTCGAAGGCAAGTTTACGACGGTCAATAAAGCTTGTACGACATTGAGCGGTTATAGCGAGACCGAGCTATTGAACATGACCTTTAATCCGTTCATGATGCCTGACCGAAGAGCGGCTGCGATCGATCAGTTTAAGGATGCGCTAAAAGGACAAGCCAAAATGTATGAAACGCGGATTCAGCAAAAAAACGGTGGAACGCGTCAGATCATGTTCACCCTTACCCCGATTATTGTTCTTAATAAAGTGCTCGGTGTTTTCGGAATCGCTAAAGATGTAACCGCAAAAAGAGAAGCGGAAAAAGAACTACGCGAAACAAAGGATCTGCTGGAGTCTGTTATCTATCATTCTAGTGATGCGATCTCGGTCGTCCACTTAACCGACTACTCGGTAAAAGTGAATCCAGCTTTTGAATTCATATACGGATGGTCTCAAGACGAGCTCACGAACTTGACTTCACACATCCTTCCGGTAGTACCTGAAGATAAAGAAGCTGAATCCGAAAGACTAATGACGATCGTCAAGCACGGAGGTTATGTAAAAGGGGTAGAGACTATACGATTGACGAAGTGTGGCAAACGATTAAATGTAAGCCTTTCCTTAAGTCCGATCTATGGCGAAAACGGTGAAGTCGTCGCACTCTCTGCGATCTCCAGAGATATTACGGAAAAAAAATTAAAAGAAAAAGCGTTGAAAGAAAGCGAAGAAAAGTATCGGATAATTGCAGAGAATACGACTGATCTAGTAGGTGTCGTTGACTTAGAGGGAAACGTCAAATACGTCTCCCCTTCAAATCGTCTTCTACTCGGCTTCGACCCGTCACTTTATGATGGAAAAAAGATTCAAGGATTTTTCCACTCAGATGACCGGGCAAAAGTAAGAATGGCGATGAACGAGATGGTTCAAACTCAAAAGCCTGTGAAGTTTGAAGTTCGATGCAAGCATGCACACGGCCACTGGGTAACCCTTGAAGCGAACGCGACCCCTATCGCAAACGATTCAGATCAGCCTGACTCGTTCGTTGTTGTAGCACGCGACCTAACCGAACGAAAAAAGACAGAAGAAATGTTAAGAAAGTCTGACAAACTCTCTGTACTCGGCCAGCTTGCCGCTGGTGTTGCGCATGAGATCCGCAACCCGCTCACCTCGATCCGCGGCTTTCTGCAGCTTCTGCAATCAAAGGCGTCAGAGAACGAGGACTATTACGAGATCATGCTCTCAGAGATCGATCGAATCAACAGCATCGTCGGAGAGTTCATGCTGCTCGCCAAACCGCAAGCGATGAACTTTACACAAACCGATCTTCGCCAATTGTTGCGACACGTTATATCGATTCTTGATACACAGGCGATCCTAACAAATGTCCAAATCTATTTCGAGAGTGAACCAGATCTGCCCGAAATATGGTGTGTTGACAATCAGATCAAGCAAGTATTTGTGAACATGCTAAAAAACGCGATCGAAGCGATGCCAACCGGCGGCTCTGTACATATTCAGTTAAAGAGAG contains:
- a CDS encoding PAS domain S-box protein is translated as MVHNASAITENEKDMWRSSPFPTGLSRQKSMTFRCMKHNEELIMTESEGELFDLFGLERENVLQKRIEDIFPKEIAAFKKEMYERALNGESLTYESELNGIPFLAAIGPIYNKDGTVSEVYGFCVDLTERVSVETQLAESEQRFRSLMDHNIDALFSLNLEGKFTTVNKACTTLSGYSETELLNMTFNPFMMPDRRAAAIDQFKDALKGQAKMYETRIQQKNGGTRQIMFTLTPIIVLNKVLGVFGIAKDVTAKREAEKELRETKDLLESVIYHSSDAISVVHLTDYSVKVNPAFEFIYGWSQDELTNLTSHILPVVPEDKEAESERLMTIVKHGGYVKGVETIRLTKCGKRLNVSLSLSPIYGENGEVVALSAISRDITEKKLKEKALKESEEKYRIIAENTTDLVGVVDLEGNVKYVSPSNRLLLGFDPSLYDGKKIQGFFHSDDRAKVRMAMNEMVQTQKPVKFEVRCKHAHGHWVTLEANATPIANDSDQPDSFVVVARDLTERKKTEEMLRKSDKLSVLGQLAAGVAHEIRNPLTSIRGFLQLLQSKASENEDYYEIMLSEIDRINSIVGEFMLLAKPQAMNFTQTDLRQLLRHVISILDTQAILTNVQIYFESEPDLPEIWCVDNQIKQVFVNMLKNAIEAMPTGGSVHIQLKREGGYVVASFIDHGCGISEERLPTLGEPFYTTKEKGTGLGLMICYKIVENHHGKILINSKIDEGTTFSILLPIDENKPVS
- a CDS encoding manganese efflux pump MntP family protein — its product is MGEWMTLLFMSVALGMDAFSIGLGMGMLSLRLKQIMKIGITIGIFHMLMPLAGMSIGKQISVHFGGIAAIIGGILLVILGVTMIRSSFSNEDEPFVQPIGIGLLVFALSASLDSFSVGLSLGIYGAKTWLTITMFGLMSMVLTWAGLIMGKKVQKWLGSYGEAFGGCILLAFGVKILLPF